The genomic interval TTTTTCCGACGCAACTCCGCCAGATATGGGGGTTAAATTCTACCCACCTCCACATGGAAATCTACTCCTCAGAACAAACCTACACATGTTGAGAGCTCAGTGTGGGCATCTTGCCAGTCTCACATAATAGAAGGCCAAATGAGTTGCTGTGGAAGTCGACCATGCTTGCTTTGAGACAGATTGCCGCCAGGAACGAAAAGTGGATGATATGTGAATACAGCGGTTTTTGTCAGGGAGAGATAAGCTCCTGGTGGAGACCCGGCGACAAGACATGGCCTGTGTGTACAGTGGAAGCTACAGTATCTTCTAAaacatgtacagtatggaGAGTGTCTTAGTTTTAGTGCAACTCCCATGCCAGTAGCATCCCATGATGTTACCCCAATCGCATGATACACTTGTGCTTCACAGTGTCTCATGAATCATTATTACCGAAGCATCCAAGTGCTTTTTGAGCTCTAAACCCTGGCGATAGACAATGGACAAAAGCACCGACTCGCCCCAGCAACTCGTAAAATATCCCGGGACCTTAACTGTGTCTTGGACATGTGATGGttcagctggaggagagctGTGATGTGCTTTTTAGGTCAACATTCGAGGGAAAAAGCAATATCACGGAGATGTTTTCACGGATTGGACGTGGATCTCCGGCGGTCTCGGAGTGACAAAGTGTTTGATTCAATTGAGTACATAAAGGATCATAATCATATGACGGAAGGAACTGTGGAAAACTAAAGAATTGTCTCGGTTCAAAATGTAACACTTGTATGTCGTCTTGTTAGAGACTCCAGATAAGAGTGTGTCAAGGTGAGCACAGTCTGAAGTGATGGTCGAGGGAGTCAAAGATATTCGCTGGTTGTTCCAGGCAGTCCAAAGTGACGCCTGTTTGTTCCATATCTCATTAACAGTCCAGAAGTGCTACAGCCAAGTCTTTGGTGCTCGTATGTCCTCTGAGGCATGCCTGTTAGGATGCTACTATTGATCTACAAGCGTGAAACCGTCgggatgtactgtatctaGACTAAAGATCTCATTTTGTAAGAGTACAGCAGTTTCAGCTTCTGTAAATAACCGAGTGTATCTACTTTTCCGTCACTATCGTGGAGACAAGATAGGACGCAACCTGCGCTACCAGACAGAACATAATCAGACCCCGTATGTCGACTCGTGTGAGACAATAGTAATGACTAAGACTATATTCCCTGGGTACTTCTACTAGTAGTGCGTGATGGCCACTCACAatggtacgagtacatacgtacATACACTGTCAGTAAAAAGCTCGCTAGGAAGCCCTACAAGCACACCTCACTCTGGTCGGCACAAGTACTCGAACATTTGGATTGTAGCTCGACTCTCGGAAGATACAACGTTGTAACACCCCCGACTATACTGCTCCAACACTATACTGCTCCAACACTTACCATGTTAATCATGCATTGCACTATTGTTTCTATTGTTTACGCATGCCAAACATAAACCATCTGGTCCCATCCAACGGTGGTGATCCATCCAGGATCGCCCCATAACGACCAGTCGCCGCCAATAACGAACTCTGTGTGTCTGTCCATGCATTTCACTTCTGTTCCACCCCGCTGTCGAGCCAGATAGTTGCCTCCAGTGCTAGCGTCCCGCCAAACTCGAGCAGTCATGTCGTAAGAACACGACAGCAGCAAGTCGGCATGATGCGGTGACCACGAAACTCCTCTGACGGGTAGTCTGTGGCCCAGAATCAAGCTCAATGGCTGAACGGGTTGGTTGGCTGCAGGTTGAGTCATTCGGATATCGTAGACCTGAACAGACCGATCAACGCCACCTGTGGCAATCACTGTGGGTCTGTACTTGTTCCAGTCCAGCGACAGAACCTCTGGTGGTCCTCCAGACTCGGTTTGCTGCGTGGAAAACTGTTGCTGGAGAGGCTGGGGTGCTCGAGTGTCCCACACCTTGACCATTCCTGTGGAGTGTGCGGATGCAATAATCGAGTCTGTGTGAGGCGAGAATTTCGCCGAATAAATGCACTCCTGGGCTGCTGCCTGGTTGGGGGCCGTCTGACGGCCAATGTGAGCTGAAGCGTTTGTTCCCTGGGCCGGAGCAGGCTGGCCAAGGGTCATGATGGAGTTTGTACGTTCCGGCGTCCAGATTTTGATTGTAGAGTCCCATGAAGATGTGCAGAAGAGCGCCTTGTTGGCCATGTTCCAGTTGACAGAGAAGACTTCCCGTGTGTGCTCCTTGAACGATACCAGAGGGAAGGCACCGGCCTTGATGTCGAACAGCTTGACTGATCCGTCTCCGCAGGCGGTTGCCACGTGGTTTTCATGTTGCTCGGACCACGCGACATCAAAAATGCCGTCCTGGGTGTCAAACTGGCCTTCGCAGACCATGCGGCCCTCGGGAGAGATGCCCAGAATGAAGAGTTTTCCGTTTCCGACCAGCCCGTAGTTGGCCGCCGTTCCGACCGcaatcttgtcgttgaAAAACGGCGAGTAGTTGGCCGCGTAGCCGTTGAATCCCTGTGTTTTGAATCCCAACATGTGTAAAGATGTGATTTGTGTACTAGAGTGTGTAGAGTAGGTGAGTGTGATTGAGTGTCAGTGCTTGTGTTTCGGTTGACTTAACAAGCAATTCCAACAGATTCAATGTCGTCGCCCTTGACAACTACCATTCCAACGTACCGCTGATGGGTACGAACTCCTTTTCTGCTGCGAACCTCGCTGGTGTCAGTGAGAATGAGATTGGCCTCGTTGTCGATGGTGATGAGGCGGCCGAAAAAGGTGCGCTGGTCGTCTTCGGGGCTGCTGTCGCTATCTGGCTTCACGGCGACTCGGAGAGGTTGCGAAATGAACCTGTTGAGCTGAGTCTGGATCGAAGACATTACTTTGGGTGGGGGAATGAGTGAGAAAAAGTTAGGTGTGTGAGTGGGTTAGGGGAGTGCAATCTGGTATCGCAGTGTGGattggtggtggcggtggcgTAGGTCACTTGTCGTGCTGTCGGAGTGTAGGAAGCGGATGCGTACTCTTTTTGGTATCGAGATCACTAGCACAGTAAACCAAAGCTGTCGCTCAAACTTGACTTGCCCTATTTATACTGTAAGATGTGGGAGTGGGTGTGTCTCCCACTGTTGATTGGGTTCACACATTGAGGGGGTGCCTGAAAATTAGACCGGGTCCGGACTGTACGCGGTCAtcacgtacagtacttgtataaaACAAAATGTCGTGCTTGTAGGGTGGTTTCTGTGTTACTaagagagaagaacaaaaaaacacactTCAATCACTCTCTAGTCTCCCAGAAGTGCTTCCATCTCAAACTCCTAATCAATCTCATCTCACTGTTTCCCAAGGTTAGACTCTCAAGCATCCCAAACCGCCTTGATTTTGAGATGTAGATGTCCCCGTGGCTCGAGGAAGTGATGGTTTAGTGTCGGACGTTGGTGTATTTATATTCTTAACAACCAAACGTCACAACCCCTCTGTCGTTATACTCCTCTTGACAACGCACGTGTGGAGTGGTATGGAGCAGTTCAACCCAGTTATGATTGGTCTTTCGTGCaagtacctactgtactgagAAGCTTGGGCTCAATAACTTGGGCACTTATACACACACAAGTAAAGATCTATTTACTTCACGAAACGTGTACAGAAACGTGTACATAACGGGCACATAACGGCTTCTCTCTCTACTCGCACCAATCCTAACCTCATTGTCAGTCCCTCAACCTCGGCTCAGCCATGCTAACGGACGTGCATTGAAGCACTGCAGAATACCATCTGCTTCGGtcatgtatgtacagtgtgtacgatactgtagGTGTTGaatgtgtttttttaaGCTGGGAGCGGTGCGTGTAGTGAGAGAGATGTGCTGTTTTTTCAGCACTCGTGCAGTGAGTAATGTACATCAcacgtactcgtactcgcactGGTTGTGAAACAGTAGAAGTTctattgtacagtagtgttGAGTTTTGTTAGCTTTAGTTGGACATGCGTTTAGCTTTCGAGACGACAGAAACCGCACCAGAAACCCGAATGGTGAGCATGCTCGCCAAAAGAAAGCCATCGGGCCATTAATGGCATGACTGCGTCCTATATAACATCAAATCACTCACTTAGATTCAACCCAAAGTTGGTTTCGTCTCGACCCACTTTGAATCAAAAGTGACGTCACCTCTCCAACCTTGCACCACCCAGTCAGAAGCGGAGCCTGTCTGAAGATGGGTACAAGATATCGTCCCATCAACAAGACGGATCTGACGGTGTCACCTGTGCGATAtaagtactcgtactagAACCAAGACAAAAACTGCCGCATCTGACCGTCTGTCTCCTCACCGACCTGAAACCCACGGAACCTACTCGACTTCAACCACTAGCTACTCTGAGCGAAAAACCGGCCGCCGTCTCTTGTCTGTATCAAAATGCGGTCTGCGGCTCCCCATGTCTCACTTTTCAAACTGCAAGTGAAGAGCGGCGAGAACGAATGAGGAGCTGTTGGAGGTACGCGGGACTTGTCTGTAGACGGTGTGGAGGACGTAGGGGAAACTATTTGCACCCCGAGCCGTCCAGCATCTCGAATGCCTCCTCGTTGGCTGTCTCAGGTCTATTGGCACGGATCCCAATTTGGAAACACATCACCTTTTTTCATTCAACCCAAAAGGTTATCAGTGAGGCTATTTTTTTGGACGAGACGGGCCTGATCCGAGCCATGGCAGTCATATTCGAGGCATAGCTGTGAAGACATGTACGAGGACAATGCGAAATTTGCATCTGTATCCACATCCGGGCTCTTTGAGAGCAACGCACGCTCAGTATTTCTACACGTACATGCACAATCGTCGACAtaaactactgtactctgAAGATCACCGCAAGCAAATGTCACTAGCTACAGCTACGAGTGAGATACCACCACAGGGACGTGGAATATGCGACTCCGATCCACTCCCGCTAAAACAATGTGTCCAATTATTCCGAAACCTGCTTTTGGACAGCTGATGGCCCGCACGTTGCATCTACTTTTTGCCGCGGCCTACCCCGGCAGCAGCTTGCATTAATCCGTGCTGGGCTGGTGGGATCGGGTCGAATGGGAGTGACCAAGACAAGAGATGCAAACGGGTCCGAGTCTCCGGGTGAATAATGGGGCCATGTGTCGGGTTGGGGCTGACTTGACCTGGATTTGGAGCGGCCAACGAGGCCAAAATCAACGTGAATCGCGCCCACAGAGCCCACAATATCCCTGGGTCGTGTACGTACGATACAATACTAGACCCACTAGCGTCAACTTAAGTCTCGAGTTTGTGCGGGGAAGTCACACCATAGTGCAGAATGACCAAGGAGCGGTACGCACGTTACCAACACTATAAGATCGACTAGtctggaagaggtggaagTGAATAACGAACACAGAGGGGAAATACGATGGAGATATTCCCCTCCCCTGGGCCTGTAGAATATGGCTATGGGTACAGGACGTGCATAGTCCTCGCACTCCACACAAGACCCATCAGGCCCCCAACAGGCAGCCCAAACTTTGAGCCACATAGGTTGAAACTCTACCTGTCAAAGtgactgtacttgaacacTGCGAGTTTAGCCTTAATAGTGAGGTTTGTTCCCATTGCTCCGCTATTGACACCACAACCCCCAACTCttcctctttctctctcgCAACAACCGATTCCAACATGACGAGGGACACACGAAACCACCTGCTGTTCGAGGTCGCCACCGAGGTCGCCAACCGGGTCGGCGGAATCTACTCGgtcatcaagtccaaggcCCCCGTCACCGTCTACGAGTATGGGGACCGGTACCACCTGATTGGACCCCTCAACCGCAAGTCGGCCGACAttgaggtggaggagatcacCGACGAGTCCCAGATTCCCGAAGCCATCAACAAAACACTAAAGTCCATGGCGGAACGAGGCATCCAGTACGTCTACGGCCGATGGCTCATTGAGGGCGCTCCCCGAGTCATTCTCTTCGACCTGGGCTCCGCCTGGGGCTACCTTCCCGAGTGGAAGAGTGATCTGTGGACTGTGGCCGGTATCCCCGCCCCCGAGGGCGACAAGGAGTCCAACGACGCCGTTGTGTTGGGCTACTTGGTGGCCTGGTTCCTGGGAGAGCTGACCACCCACGAAACCGAGCGGGCCGTCATTGCCCACTTCCACGAGTGGCTGTCCGGTATTGCTCTGCCTCTGTGCAAAAAGCGACGAATCGACTGCAccaccatcttcaccaCACACGCTACTCTGCTGGGCCGATACCTGTGCGCCGGCTCGGTCGACTTCTACAACAACCTGCAGGGCTTCGACGTGGACGCCGAGGCCGGAAAGCGAGGCATCTACCACCGATATTGCATTGAGCGGGCGGCTTCCCACTCGGCCGACGTTTTCACCACCGTGTCGCACATCACCGCCTACGAGTCCGAGCACCTGCTCAAGCGAAAGCCCGACGGTGTGGTGCCCAACGGTCTCAACGTGGTCAAGTTTTCGGCCATGCACGAGTTCCAGAACCTGCATGCCCTGATgaaggacaagatcaaccAGTTTGTCAAGGGCCACTTTTACGGTCACCTGGACTTTGATCTCGACGACACTCTGTATACCTTTACTGCCGGCCGATACGAGTACCGAAACAAGGGTGTAGACATGTTCATCGAGTCTCTCGCCCGTCTCAACCACAGATTGAAGAGCGAGAAGTCCACCAAGACCATTGTGGCCTTTATCATCATGCCCGCCCAGACCTCATCATACACAGTGGAGACCCTCAAGGGCCAGGCCGTTAtgaaggctctggaggacacCGTCAACGAaatccagcagcagattggCCGACGAATGCTCGACCATTGTGCCCGCCACAACAGCCACGACGGAAAGGAGATCCCCGGCCTCGACCAGCTGCTTTCCCCCTCCGACAGAGTGCTGCTCAAGCGACGAGTGTTTGCCCTCAAGCGAGAAACATTCCCTCCCATTGTCACCCACAACATGGTGGACGACTCCACAGACCCCATTCTCAACCAGATCCGACGGGTACAGCTGTTCAACCGGCCCGAGGACCGGGTCAAGATTATCTTCCACCCCGAGTtcctcaactccaacaaccctATCCTGCCTCTCGACTACGACGACTTTGTGCGAGGCTGTCATCTCGGAGTCTTCCCCTCCTACTACGAGCCTTGGGGATACACCCCCGCCGAGTGCACCGTCATGGGCGTTCcttccatcaccaccaacctcTCTGGTTTCGGCTGCTACATGGAGGATCTCATTGAGAACGCCTCCGACTACGGCATCTACATTGTGGACCGTCGTCTCAAGTCTATTGACGAGAGTGTTGACCAGCTAACCGACTACATGTTTGAGTTCTCCAAGAAGTCGCGACGTCAGCGAATTAACCAGCGAAACCGAACCGAGCGACTGTCCGATCTGCTGGACTGGAAGCGAATGGGCCGAGAGTACATCAAGGCTCGACAGCTGGCTCTTCGACGAGCCTACCCCGACCAGTTTGACCACGAGGAGAACCCCTTcgaagacgaggagccTCTCAAGCTGACTCGACCTCTATCTGTGCCTGGATCCCCCCGTGACCGAGCCGGTCTCATGACTCCCGGTGATCTTGGATCTCTGGGTGAGATTGGCGAGGGTCTTGACACTGACGATTATGTGGGCTTCCGACTTCCCCaggatgatgatgacgaggaggagactaGCTACCCTGCCACTCTCACTCTAGCCGGTAGCAGAAAGTAGGCAGAAGTTGAGTGTTTGAATGTACTACTTGATAGTAGGGAGAAGGAAAAACCTGGTAATTAATATATTGTCATGATAACGATACTCAAGAAGAGGACGAGTGATGCAGCAGTGGAACGAGTAGTTCGATGTGAGGCAAACGTAGCCTGCTAGTTACGTACCGGTATTGGAACCAATACGAAAGTGAAAACGCACACATGTTCAGATGTTCTTGCATCATGAAGTGTCAATATTATCTCACCATGTCTTGAAATAGTACAGTAAGCAGGTTTAGATACTGTTCCATGTTGCATTAATACATCGTCGAGATACAATTATGATATagagctacagtatggCTCTGAAAAGACATGTATCGAAAGTAGGATAGAGTCTAAGCACAAGTAACGAGCTCTGCGTTCGATTCATGTCTCAAATTGTATACGCATAGCCATCTATGACTTGCGTCACCGCCGTCGGTTGTCTACTTTCTTGTCTCATTCATTGATGATATAAATAACCTAATCAACATGCTATGTTCTCGCAAcccgctcctccttccatcTTTGTGCTCTCTCGTGTCGCAGATGGTATCGTGAGCGAGCCTGTCTGTAGTCGGCCACAAATTGGGCCACGTCGGTGCTATCGGATCCTAGAAACGACTCTCGAAGAATCTCACTAAGCTCGTCCGATTCCACAGCTGAATGGGTCATACTCGACTGTAGAGCTGGACTTGAAAACGGTTGCAGAGCCCGGTACATTTCTGCCTCCAGCTGGACCCATTCTCCTTCCAATTTCTTGCTTGCAGTCACCTTTTCTCCTACTCGTTGACGCAGTTCAGGAAGAGTCTCCTGGTACTGTTCCTTGAGCTTTTGTGCTCGCTGTTCGAGATCTTTGAGCGCGCGCGTCTGTCGGCTGTAGTCTCCGCCGTCCTCGGCCACAATTGAGCCCTTGAGCACGTCCTGAGGCACACTGGAAATGTGCTGGGTGGCCAGCTCATCGAGATGCGACAGTGTGTACGGTGTGGAGTTGCTTTGTGCGGGAACTGGCGTGGCTTCTACGGGTGTGGACGGAGCAGGCGAGGCAGGAGATCCCAGAGCACCTCCTGGCGGTTTCGCTGGGAGCGGCGGTGGTTCCATTATGGTGTATTGTAGTGTTGATAACGAACCTGCGATGACGAAACTTAACATGTGGGGTTGCGCATCTTGCAGTCAATGAGTTGCTAGTCAACTATAGTTTCAAGTAAATAGCCAAGTGAGTTACTTAAAACTGTCGTCAAATGGTCAACGATATGGACGAAGACAGAACTTGATCTGAACTACCAGCGACATATATAGTCGTATAACGTAGTTGCCCCAACCTCAATTGAACAGATAAACACAACTTCATGCTTATCAGCGGGTCGTACTTGGAGTGTTGTTGCATTGTACGGTGCAAGTAGCTGTGTTTGGTTGCCTAACTGACGCCCAACCAGAcgacagtacaagtaaaaaCACCGGAAAGTGGTTGCCCTGTACTATACCAATACAATACTGTTGAGCCTTTGAATTCTGTCACAATACTGAGTGACAGACTGCCAGTAGTTATTTGTAATGGTTACATATAGACAGTGTACTGCCCTCTCCTCTCATTCACCTTCTCGCACACACACCGATAGATGCTGTACCTATATACCCTAGCGGTCCAAGCACCGATCGTCGcggatgtactgtacccgtATGTATGGTCAGATCTGAACGCCACAAAAATGGTGGTCGGAAAAGAGGCCAGCCATTGGGGGGCAAATACCGGTCATGTGACTCTGTGTAGCCGCTTGCACGTGACTTCTCTTGCCCACAACCATGACTAATCCGGCGCTACTACCCTGTCACAATACACTCCATGCCTGTAACCAAGGCAACCCTCCCAGTCAAAATATACGGCCACGGGAAGGTAAAAAAGGTACTTGTCGCTACCCTTGCCCTGTATACATACAACACATGCATATACAGGAAATACACACACGCAGACATTTTGTTGGACAGCGGGTAGCTACTAACACCACTCTTCTCGACCGACAATGGACATCATCGTGGCCATTCCGCTGCGGTACACGTACCTGTACCCGCCCACAGATTACATGTGGCATGTGGGAAACGTGTTTCGACCGCTGGATCAGGAAACAGAGAGGTTTCGAACCCGACTGGCAGCCAAACCAGACACTAAAGAGGTGCTGGACAACCTGGTGAGCCTGCGAAAGGTCGTTTCCGAGATCTCCGACGTGAAGGCCAACCTGGAGGAGCGTCGGCTGGTTGAAAACACCGTCACAGTGTCTCTGATGGGCGCTCGACAAGCGGTCCAGACCGAACGAACACGGATTCTGAGAGCATACACGGCTGTGGCTCGAGGCCATGTGGCGCTGGAGGATCGAGTGGTTTCTCAGCGAGGAGATGACCTCAAGGAAGGTCTCACGGAAATCGCCACCTACTGCAATGTGTCGATATATGTCACCAACAACGTCGACAAGGTGACCTATGGTCTGGGGTactctggaggctctgtGTCCTCTTCGGATGCTCAGAAACCCTTCCACGTGCTCATCTACGGCGACCAGGAGCTCGTTCAGTACGCCCAGTTGCGAGTGGAGATTCTGATCCACAAACTCATGGGCTCCTTCATCGACGCCATCGAAGTGCCCCTCTCAATGCAGCCTCTGATTGCCGGAtgccagctgctcaacgtCAAAAACATTGAGGCCCAGAGCCATTGCAAAATCCTCTTCCCCAATTGGCTACCCGAGCTGTTCCACGTGGACGAAGAGATGAACCTCAACTACGATTCGGTCTTTGTTGTGGGCCCTACACAGCATCATACACTTCTTGCCAAGACGCTCATTGCAGAGATCAAAAACAAGACGCAAACAATTTACAAGGACTGTTTGGGTTCCTACGCCAAAATCGACCTCATGTGTCTCAAGTACCAACAGCgactcaaggaggtgatgcAGAAGCTGGGAGCTTTCATCCAGGTGCCCTTTTTGGGTGCCTCTAGATCCGTCATTCGAGTGACGGGAATTTCAGATACCCATGTTGAACAAGCCATTGCCGAAGTAATGCTTATGGCTTCTGGTTCATACCATGCCGGCTTTTGGGCCCATACCGGCCAGGAAGACCCTGCCACAAACACTTATGTTGGAGTCGATGTCAAGTACACAGAGGACTACCTCTCTTTCATCGATCTGGTTGCTGGAACCTCTGGAGCTACTGTCTCATGCTCGGGCTCTTCGTTTGAAGTGTCTGGATTCAAGGCCGATGTCAAGCGGGCTGTTTctctgctggccaaggcccCTTTCTGGCCCAACGCCCAATGCCAGCTGCGGTTCCGACTAGAACTACCTCTTTCCGAGTTTGAATTTGTCACCGGCAAGAAGAATGGAAAGATTAACCGGATCATGGATTCGTCGAAATGTTTTATCAAGCTGTCTCCCTTCCACGAATACAACTTTTTCCTGGATATTGTGGGCGACGACAGTGGCAAGGTGCTGACCGGCGTGCAActgctggaagaggagTTCCCCTCAGAAACGCAGTTTTACATTCCCGAAACATACCACAAGCAAGTCATCGGAAGCGGTGGCCACCTCATCCAGACGCTCATGCGAAAATACAATGTGTTCATCAAGTTCACCAACGGCTACGACCGTGCCCCCAACGGATACTCGCACCACCGGTTCGACAATGTGCTGGTGCGATGTCCGTCTAAAAACTCGGCCAACATTGCTCCCACCAAGAGCGACATTCTGGAAACGGCCACCAAACGAGCCGGCGATCACGGCAACACATTCATCAAGGTGTCGCGTTCCCATCGTCGCATTCTTATGATGGAGAACGATCTCTTTATCAACATTGCCGAAGGCCAGTGGAACACGTGTGTCATCTTCCCGTCCATTGAGC from Yarrowia lipolytica chromosome 1F, complete sequence carries:
- a CDS encoding uncharacterized protein (Compare to YALI0F18480g, uniprot|Q6C182 Yarrowia lipolytica YALI0F18480g YlPEX7), with translation MLGFKTQGFNGYAANYSPFFNDKIAVGTAANYGLVGNGKLFILGISPEGRMVCEGQFDTQDGIFDVAWSEQHENHVATACGDGSVKLFDIKAGAFPLVSFKEHTREVFSVNWNMANKALFCTSSWDSTIKIWTPERTNSIMTLGQPAPAQGTNASAHIGRQTAPNQAAAQECIYSAKFSPHTDSIIASAHSTGMVKVWDTRAPQPLQQQFSTQQTESGGPPEVLSLDWNKYRPTVIATGGVDRSVQVYDIRMTQPAANQPVQPLSLILGHRLPVRGVSWSPHHADLLLSCSYDMTARVWRDASTGGNYLARQRGGTEVKCMDRHTEFVIGGDWSLWGDPGWITTVGWDQMVYVWHA
- a CDS encoding uncharacterized protein (Compare to YALI0F18502g, similar to uniprot|P23337 Saccharomyces cerevisiae YFR015c GSY1 UDP glucose--starch glucosyltransferase isoform 1 or uniprot|P27472 Saccharomyces cerevisiae YLR258w GSY2 UDP-glucose--starch glucosyltransferase isoform 2, similar to Saccharomyces cerevisiae GSY1 (YFR015C) and GSY2 (YLR258W); ancestral locus Anc_1.375), whose protein sequence is MTRDTRNHLLFEVATEVANRVGGIYSVIKSKAPVTVYEYGDRYHLIGPLNRKSADIEVEEITDESQIPEAINKTLKSMAERGIQYVYGRWLIEGAPRVILFDLGSAWGYLPEWKSDLWTVAGIPAPEGDKESNDAVVLGYLVAWFLGELTTHETERAVIAHFHEWLSGIALPLCKKRRIDCTTIFTTHATLLGRYLCAGSVDFYNNLQGFDVDAEAGKRGIYHRYCIERAASHSADVFTTVSHITAYESEHLLKRKPDGVVPNGLNVVKFSAMHEFQNLHALMKDKINQFVKGHFYGHLDFDLDDTLYTFTAGRYEYRNKGVDMFIESLARLNHRLKSEKSTKTIVAFIIMPAQTSSYTVETLKGQAVMKALEDTVNEIQQQIGRRMLDHCARHNSHDGKEIPGLDQLLSPSDRVLLKRRVFALKRETFPPIVTHNMVDDSTDPILNQIRRVQLFNRPEDRVKIIFHPEFLNSNNPILPLDYDDFVRGCHLGVFPSYYEPWGYTPAECTVMGVPSITTNLSGFGCYMEDLIENASDYGIYIVDRRLKSIDESVDQLTDYMFEFSKKSRRQRINQRNRTERLSDLLDWKRMGREYIKARQLALRRAYPDQFDHEENPFEDEEPLKLTRPLSVPGSPRDRAGLMTPGDLGSLGEIGEGLDTDDYVGFRLPQDDDDEEETSYPATLTLAGSRK
- a CDS encoding uncharacterized protein (Compare to YALI0F18524g, no similarity), encoding MLSFVIAGSLSTLQYTIMEPPPLPAKPPGGALGSPASPAPSTPVEATPVPAQSNSTPYTLSHLDELATQHISSVPQDVLKGSIVAEDGGDYSRQTRALKDLEQRAQKLKEQYQETLPELRQRVGEKVTASKKLEGEWVQLEAEMYRALQPFSSPALQSSMTHSAVESDELSEILRESFLGSDSTDVAQFVADYRQARSRYHLRHERAQRWKEERVART
- a CDS encoding uncharacterized protein (Compare to YALI0F18546g, some similarities with uniprot|Q07834 Saccharomyces cerevisiae ORF YLL032C, similar to Saccharomyces cerevisiae YLL032C; ancestral locus Anc_4.26), which codes for MDIIVAIPLRYTYLYPPTDYMWHVGNVFRPLDQETERFRTRLAAKPDTKEVLDNLVSLRKVVSEISDVKANLEERRLVENTVTVSLMGARQAVQTERTRILRAYTAVARGHVALEDRVVSQRGDDLKEGLTEIATYCNVSIYVTNNVDKVTYGLGYSGGSVSSSDAQKPFHVLIYGDQELVQYAQLRVEILIHKLMGSFIDAIEVPLSMQPLIAGCQLLNVKNIEAQSHCKILFPNWLPELFHVDEEMNLNYDSVFVVGPTQHHTLLAKTLIAEIKNKTQTIYKDCLGSYAKIDLMCLKYQQRLKEVMQKLGAFIQVPFLGASRSVIRVTGISDTHVEQAIAEVMLMASGSYHAGFWAHTGQEDPATNTYVGVDVKYTEDYLSFIDLVAGTSGATVSCSGSSFEVSGFKADVKRAVSLLAKAPFWPNAQCQLRFRLELPLSEFEFVTGKKNGKINRIMDSSKCFIKLSPFHEYNFFLDIVGDDSGKVLTGVQLLEEEFPSETQFYIPETYHKQVIGSGGHLIQTLMRKYNVFIKFTNGYDRAPNGYSHHRFDNVLVRCPSKNSANIAPTKSDILETATKRAGDHGNTFIKVSRSHRRILMMENDLFINIAEGQWNTCVIFPSIEPSDICDNDEVEIRGLLGSSAEAAHVIKNSLPNDYEFKVAYSNRFAEVCSEDNPEFFSKIVVPLRLALKIHLQVYPEPRVMSGQNLLGQTDYDSPRYQRIVLSFTLEHAPGLEEAILALTTYLREKELDIIDRGDLVQDVIRQGSVPLNTGSSERIVEEEHNEQEPRAAKFFDVVPGDSRDRDSRPSSRDHSGPFGGRGGPGGGDGGYPNLPYRDPYYQYPDHRDYDQFDGPPGQQEYYEKYRNPRFRSPVRGGPPGGGMNRDSRDQHEYDQYAQQQQQQYYGGGGRGGGRGGPGQGGHSGPPGGPYNREQRFFGGNNSAPPPGPPGPPGPPGPPGPPGSNPGSEQSGDFRGRGYNDDQRDRKRFQPASYY